From Actinomyces slackii, a single genomic window includes:
- the ileS gene encoding isoleucine--tRNA ligase, translating into MAEQSTERPTTGASFYPLHRPGEQVTPSPSFPAIEEEVLAYWRQDGTFAASIANRDEPCDEFVFYDGPPFANGLPHYGHLLTGYVKDAVGRYQTQRGKRVERRFGWDTHGLPAELEAQRLLGIDDVSEITREGGIGIEAFNAECRSSVLRYTREWEDYVTRQARWVDFDNDYKTLDPSYMESVIWAFKQLWDKDLAYQGYRVLPYCWNDRTPLSNHELKMDDDVYQDRQDNTVTVGLRSVDGELLLIWTTTPWTLPSNLAIAVGPQVEYATVAVDPGLDSPLAGERVVIATDLIGAYERELGADPQVVARRTGAELAGLRYHPIFDYFDDEAHRAEGAAPGPRGWTVITADYVTTDDGTGLVHIAPAFGEDDMIACQEAGIGTVVPVDDGGCFTSEVSDYAGVQVFEANKPIVADLRDGTGPLARREESIRAVLVRQASYVHPYPHCWRCRKPLIYKAVSSWFVRVTAIRDRMVELNQQIDWFPAHIKDGIFGNWLAGARDWSISRNRFWGAPIPVWVSDNPDYPRTDVYGSLAELEADFGVEVTDLHRPFIDTLTRPNPDDPTGQSTMRRIPDVLDCWFESGAMPFAQVHYPFENVEWFESHNPGDFIVEYIGQTRGWFYTLHVLATALFDRPAFTSCISHGILLGDDGAKMSKSLRNYPDVSMVFDRDGADAMRWFLLAAPVVRGGNLVVTDKAIRDTVRQVLLPLWNTWYFFALYSGQAGQGGYVTSGVDLQDASLFAKHGGLHVMDRYILARTRDLVETVGAQMDSYDITGACASIRDFMDVLTNWYLRTSRQRFTEGDTGAFDTLHTVLRLLTEIMAPLTPLVSEEIWRGLTGGRSVHLSDWPVLPAHVSDSALVTAMDEARAAVSAALSLRKAEKLRVRQPLRALTIATGDPAGLAPFRQLVAEEVNVKEVRVLDAESAGYRASTDVSLNPRSFDPRVRKLTSRLFAAVKAGEWELTQEGDLRFEQVLLDGAPVVLRAEDGAFAVTTRIEVDDEALAATMLPSGAFVVLDTALDDALEAEGWARDLVRLVMDERKAAGLHVGDRIRMELRVPEDKDAWTGAHLDLIKSEVGCAEAAVIAEPGLAQPSVSVTKAGS; encoded by the coding sequence ATGGCTGAGCAGAGCACCGAGCGCCCCACCACCGGCGCCTCCTTCTACCCCCTGCACCGACCCGGCGAGCAGGTCACCCCCTCGCCCTCCTTCCCCGCCATCGAGGAGGAGGTCCTGGCCTACTGGAGGCAGGACGGCACCTTCGCCGCCTCCATCGCCAACCGGGACGAGCCCTGCGATGAGTTCGTCTTCTACGACGGCCCGCCCTTCGCCAACGGCCTGCCTCACTACGGCCACCTGCTGACCGGCTACGTCAAGGACGCGGTGGGCCGCTACCAGACCCAGCGCGGCAAGCGCGTCGAGCGGCGCTTCGGCTGGGACACCCACGGCCTGCCCGCCGAGCTGGAGGCCCAGCGGCTCCTGGGCATCGACGACGTCTCGGAGATCACCCGCGAGGGCGGCATCGGCATCGAGGCCTTCAACGCCGAGTGCCGCTCCTCGGTGCTGCGCTACACCCGCGAGTGGGAGGACTACGTCACCCGCCAGGCGCGCTGGGTGGACTTCGACAACGACTACAAGACCCTGGACCCCTCCTACATGGAGTCGGTCATCTGGGCCTTCAAGCAGCTGTGGGACAAGGACCTGGCCTACCAGGGCTACCGCGTCCTGCCCTACTGCTGGAACGACCGCACCCCCTTGAGCAACCACGAGCTCAAGATGGATGACGACGTCTACCAGGACCGCCAGGACAACACGGTGACCGTGGGCCTGCGCTCGGTCGACGGCGAGCTCCTCCTCATCTGGACCACCACGCCCTGGACCCTGCCCTCCAACCTGGCCATCGCCGTCGGCCCGCAGGTCGAGTACGCCACGGTGGCCGTCGACCCGGGCCTGGACTCCCCGCTGGCCGGCGAGCGCGTCGTCATCGCCACCGACCTCATCGGCGCCTACGAGCGCGAGCTCGGCGCGGACCCCCAGGTGGTGGCCCGGCGCACGGGCGCCGAGCTGGCGGGGCTGCGCTACCACCCGATCTTCGACTACTTCGACGATGAGGCCCACCGGGCCGAGGGCGCCGCCCCCGGCCCGCGCGGCTGGACGGTCATCACCGCCGACTACGTGACCACCGATGACGGCACGGGGCTGGTCCACATCGCCCCCGCCTTCGGTGAGGACGACATGATCGCCTGCCAGGAAGCCGGCATCGGCACCGTGGTCCCCGTCGACGACGGCGGCTGCTTCACCAGCGAGGTCAGCGACTACGCCGGGGTGCAGGTCTTCGAGGCCAACAAGCCGATCGTGGCCGATCTGCGCGACGGCACCGGGCCCCTGGCGCGCCGCGAGGAGTCCATCCGCGCCGTCCTGGTGCGCCAGGCCTCCTACGTCCACCCCTACCCGCACTGCTGGCGCTGCCGCAAGCCGCTGATCTACAAGGCGGTGTCCTCCTGGTTCGTGCGCGTCACCGCGATCCGCGACCGGATGGTCGAGCTCAACCAGCAGATCGACTGGTTCCCCGCCCACATCAAGGACGGGATCTTCGGCAACTGGCTGGCCGGGGCCCGCGACTGGTCGATCTCGCGCAACCGCTTCTGGGGGGCGCCCATCCCCGTGTGGGTCTCGGACAACCCGGACTACCCGCGCACCGACGTCTACGGCTCCCTGGCCGAGCTGGAGGCCGACTTCGGGGTGGAGGTCACCGACCTGCACCGCCCCTTCATCGACACCCTGACTCGCCCCAACCCCGATGACCCCACCGGCCAGTCCACGATGCGCCGCATCCCCGACGTGCTGGACTGCTGGTTCGAGTCCGGGGCGATGCCCTTCGCCCAGGTCCACTACCCCTTCGAGAACGTCGAGTGGTTCGAGTCCCACAACCCCGGCGACTTCATCGTGGAGTACATCGGTCAGACCCGCGGCTGGTTCTACACCCTGCACGTGCTGGCCACCGCCCTGTTCGACCGGCCCGCCTTCACCTCCTGCATCTCCCACGGCATCCTGCTGGGCGACGACGGGGCGAAGATGAGCAAGTCGCTGCGCAACTACCCGGATGTCTCCATGGTCTTCGACCGCGACGGGGCCGACGCCATGCGCTGGTTCCTGCTGGCCGCGCCGGTGGTGCGCGGGGGCAACCTCGTGGTCACCGACAAGGCCATCCGCGACACCGTGCGCCAGGTCCTCCTGCCGCTGTGGAACACCTGGTACTTCTTCGCCCTCTACTCCGGCCAGGCGGGTCAGGGCGGCTACGTCACCAGCGGTGTGGACCTCCAGGACGCCTCCCTGTTCGCCAAGCACGGCGGGCTGCATGTCATGGACCGCTACATCCTGGCCCGCACCCGCGACCTGGTCGAGACGGTGGGGGCCCAGATGGACTCCTATGACATCACCGGGGCCTGCGCCTCGATCCGTGACTTCATGGATGTGCTGACCAACTGGTACCTGCGCACCTCCCGCCAGCGCTTCACCGAGGGGGACACGGGCGCCTTCGACACCCTGCACACGGTGCTGCGCCTGCTCACCGAGATCATGGCCCCCTTGACCCCCCTGGTCTCCGAGGAGATCTGGCGGGGACTGACCGGTGGGCGCTCGGTGCACCTGAGCGACTGGCCGGTGCTGCCCGCCCACGTCTCGGACTCCGCCCTGGTCACCGCCATGGATGAGGCCCGCGCCGCGGTCTCAGCGGCTCTGAGCCTGCGCAAGGCCGAGAAGCTGCGGGTGCGCCAGCCGTTGCGAGCCCTGACCATCGCCACGGGGGACCCGGCGGGCCTGGCGCCCTTCCGCCAACTCGTGGCCGAGGAGGTCAATGTCAAGGAGGTGCGGGTCCTGGACGCGGAGTCCGCCGGGTATCGGGCCAGCACGGATGTCTCCCTCAACCCCCGGTCCTTCGACCCCCGGGTCCGCAAGCTGACCTCCCGGCTCTTCGCCGCCGTCAAGGCCGGCGAGTGGGAGCTGACCCAGGAGGGGGACCTGCGCTTCGAGCAGGTGCTGCTCGACGGCGCCCCCGTGGTCCTGCGCGCCGAGGACGGCGCCTTCGCCGTGACCACCCGCATCGAGGTCGACGACGAGGCCCTAGCCGCCACCATGCTGCCCTCGGGGGCCTTCGTGGTGCTGGACACCGCCCTGGACGACGCCCTGGAGGCCGAGGGCTGGGCCCGCGACCTGGTGCGCCTGGTCATGGATGAGCGCAAGGCCGCCGGTCTGCACGTGGGCGACCGCATCCGCATGGAGCTGCGCGTCCCTGAGGACAAGGACGCCTGGACCGGCGCCCACCTGGACCTCATCAAGTCCGAGGTGGGCTGCGCCGAGGCCGCGGTCATCGCCGAGCCCGGGCTGGCGCAGCCCTCGGTGAGCGTGACCAAGGCGGGGTCATGA